One segment of Streptomyces sp. TG1A-8 DNA contains the following:
- a CDS encoding ABC transporter permease: protein MGRYVLRRLLQMAPVFIGSTLLIFLMVNVMGDPVAGLCGERRCDPATAAQLEREFGLDRPVFPQQYLTYMGKVFTGDFGTAFNGQEVTELMGTAFPVTVRLTVVAVVLEIVIGITLGVVTGLGRGRPADTGVLLATLVVISVPTFVTGLLLQLLLGIEWQWTRPSVQDGTFGELIVPGLVLASVSLAYVTRLTRTSIAENKRSDYVRTAVAKGLPRHRVVTRHLLRNSLIPVLTFVGTDIGALMGGAIVTERIFNIHGVGYQLYQGILRQNTQTVVGFVTVLVLVFLAANLLVDLLYAVLDPRIRYA, encoded by the coding sequence ATGGGGCGCTACGTCCTGCGGCGACTGCTCCAGATGGCCCCGGTGTTCATCGGGTCCACCCTGCTGATCTTCCTCATGGTGAACGTGATGGGCGACCCCGTCGCGGGCCTGTGCGGCGAACGGCGGTGCGACCCGGCGACGGCCGCCCAGCTCGAACGGGAGTTCGGTCTGGACCGGCCGGTCTTCCCGCAGCAGTACCTCACGTACATGGGGAAGGTCTTCACCGGCGACTTCGGGACGGCGTTCAACGGCCAGGAGGTCACCGAGCTGATGGGGACGGCGTTCCCCGTCACCGTCCGGCTGACCGTCGTGGCCGTCGTCCTCGAGATCGTCATCGGGATCACACTCGGCGTCGTGACCGGCCTGGGACGCGGCCGGCCGGCCGACACCGGCGTGCTGCTCGCCACCCTGGTCGTGATCTCCGTGCCCACCTTCGTCACCGGCCTGCTGCTGCAACTGCTGCTCGGCATCGAGTGGCAGTGGACCAGGCCCTCCGTGCAGGACGGCACCTTCGGCGAGCTGATCGTGCCCGGCCTGGTCCTCGCCTCCGTCTCGCTCGCCTACGTTACCCGCCTGACCCGCACCTCCATCGCGGAGAACAAGCGGTCCGACTACGTCCGCACGGCCGTCGCCAAGGGCCTGCCCCGGCACCGGGTCGTCACCCGGCACCTGCTGCGCAACTCCCTCATCCCCGTGCTCACCTTCGTCGGCACCGACATCGGCGCGCTGATGGGCGGCGCGATCGTCACCGAACGGATCTTCAACATCCACGGCGTCGGCTACCAGCTCTACCAGGGCATCCTGCGGCAGAACACCCAGACGGTCGTCGGCTTCGTGACCGTGCTCGTCCTGGTCTTCCTGGCTGCCAACCTGCTCGTGGACCTGCTGTACGCCGTACTCGACCCGAGGATCCGCTATGCCTGA
- a CDS encoding ABC transporter permease — MPEQHYGPDGAIAGTGTGGATDLAAGGATEREQRPPAACGGPREAGPAGRPRSLWSDARRDLRRNPVFLLSALVILFLLLVSLWPSAIAPGNPLECDLARAQEGSRPGHPLGFDGQGCDVYTRTVYGARASVTVGVCATLGVSLFGSVLGGLAGYFGGTWDSVLSRVTDVFFAIPVVLGGLVLLSVVTGNTVWPVIGFMVLLGWPQISRIARGSVITVKQNDYVQAARALGASHSRILLRHIAPNAVAPVIVVATIALGTYIALEATLSYLGVGLKPPSVSWGIDISAASPYVRNAPHALLWPSGALAVTVLAFIMLGDAVRDALDPKLR, encoded by the coding sequence ATGCCTGAGCAGCACTACGGGCCCGACGGCGCGATCGCCGGCACCGGCACGGGCGGGGCGACGGACCTCGCGGCGGGCGGGGCGACCGAGCGGGAGCAGCGCCCGCCGGCCGCCTGTGGCGGGCCGCGGGAGGCGGGACCGGCGGGCAGGCCGCGCTCGCTGTGGTCCGACGCCCGGCGGGACCTGCGCCGCAACCCCGTCTTCCTCCTCTCGGCCCTCGTCATCCTCTTCCTGCTCCTCGTCTCCCTGTGGCCCTCGGCGATCGCCCCCGGCAACCCCCTCGAGTGCGACCTCGCCAGGGCCCAGGAGGGCTCCCGGCCGGGCCACCCCCTCGGCTTCGACGGCCAGGGCTGCGACGTCTACACCAGGACCGTGTACGGCGCCCGCGCGTCCGTCACGGTGGGCGTCTGCGCCACCCTCGGGGTGTCCCTGTTCGGTTCGGTGCTCGGCGGGCTCGCCGGGTACTTCGGCGGGACCTGGGACTCGGTGCTCTCCCGGGTCACCGACGTCTTCTTCGCGATCCCCGTCGTCCTCGGCGGCCTGGTCCTGTTGTCGGTGGTGACCGGCAACACGGTCTGGCCGGTCATCGGGTTCATGGTGCTGCTCGGCTGGCCCCAGATCTCCCGCATCGCCCGCGGCTCGGTCATCACCGTCAAGCAGAACGACTACGTCCAGGCCGCCCGGGCCCTGGGCGCCTCCCACTCCCGCATCCTGCTGCGGCACATCGCGCCCAACGCCGTGGCCCCCGTGATCGTCGTGGCGACCATCGCGCTGGGCACCTACATCGCGCTGGAGGCGACCCTGTCCTACCTCGGCGTCGGCCTGAAGCCGCCCAGCGTCTCCTGGGGCATCGACATCTCCGCCGCCTCCCCCTACGTCCGCAACGCCCCGCACGCGCTGCTGTGGCCCTCCGGCGCGCTCGCGGTCACCGTCCTGGCCTTCATCATGCTCGGCGACGCGGTGCGCGACGCCCTGGACCCGAAACTGAGGTGA
- a CDS encoding S9 family peptidase, whose translation MTTQADSFPRRYARTQRFTRGAPRAFTVAPDGSRVVFLRSGSGTDRTNSLWVLDLAEGTERVAADPRALLRGAAEELPPEERARRERSREGGAGIVGHATDAAVELASFALSGRLFAVGLRAGPARELRVPGPVVDPRPSPDGRHIAYVARGALRVVDATGGDDRVLAAPEAENVTYGLAEFIAAEEMGRSRGFWWAPGSDRLLVARVDDTPVRRWWIADPAHPGREPHHVAYPAAGTANADVRLFALGLGGERTEVVWDRVRYPYLARVHWSGAGAPLLLVQARDQRSQVVLAVDPDSGATRTVHADDDPTWLELFPGVPCWSPSGQLVRIADEAGARVLVVGERPLTGPQLHVRAVLDVTDDDVLVSASAGEEAEAPETGEVHVYRVNELGRERVSREPGVHAAVRAGRVTVLVSATLDRPGTRVQVLRDGKPVATVPSYAEDPGMSPRVTLTEGGARRIPCALLMPRDYHGDTPLPVLLDPYGGPHGQRVTAAHNAHLTSQWFADQGFAVIVADGRGTPGRSPAWEKAIRDDVAAVALQDQVDALHALAERFPLDLGRVAVRGWSFGGYLAALAVLRRPDVFHAAVVGAPVTDLRLCDTHYEERYLGHPDEQPEVYRRNSVIDDAGLVDPAEPHRPMMIIHGLADDNVVVAHSLRLSSALLAAGRPHEVLPLSGVTHMTPQEAVAENLLRLQLDFLRRSLA comes from the coding sequence ATGACGACCCAGGCCGACTCCTTCCCCCGCCGGTACGCCCGCACCCAGCGCTTCACGCGCGGCGCGCCGCGCGCGTTCACCGTGGCGCCCGACGGCTCGCGCGTCGTGTTCCTGCGCTCCGGCTCGGGCACGGACCGGACCAACTCCCTGTGGGTCCTGGACCTGGCGGAGGGCACCGAACGGGTCGCGGCCGACCCGCGCGCACTGCTGCGGGGGGCAGCGGAGGAGCTCCCGCCCGAGGAGCGGGCGCGCCGCGAACGCAGCCGGGAGGGCGGTGCGGGCATCGTCGGCCACGCCACCGACGCGGCCGTGGAGTTGGCCTCTTTTGCCTTGTCAGGGCGGCTTTTCGCGGTCGGACTGCGGGCCGGCCCGGCACGTGAACTGCGTGTTCCGGGGCCGGTGGTCGACCCGCGTCCGTCCCCCGACGGGCGGCACATCGCCTACGTCGCCCGGGGCGCGCTGCGGGTGGTGGACGCGACGGGCGGGGACGACCGGGTGCTGGCGGCGCCGGAGGCGGAGAACGTGACCTACGGGCTCGCCGAGTTCATCGCGGCCGAGGAGATGGGGCGTTCGCGGGGGTTCTGGTGGGCTCCCGGATCGGACCGGCTGCTGGTGGCGCGGGTGGACGACACGCCGGTGCGGCGCTGGTGGATCGCCGATCCGGCGCACCCCGGGCGTGAGCCGCACCACGTCGCCTACCCCGCGGCGGGCACGGCGAACGCGGACGTACGGCTGTTCGCGCTCGGGCTCGGCGGGGAGCGCACGGAGGTCGTCTGGGACCGGGTGCGCTATCCGTACCTGGCCCGTGTGCACTGGTCAGGGGCGGGTGCGCCGCTGCTGCTGGTGCAGGCCCGGGACCAGCGCAGCCAGGTGGTCCTGGCGGTGGACCCGGACTCCGGGGCGACCCGGACGGTGCACGCCGATGACGACCCAACATGGCTGGAACTTTTCCCCGGGGTGCCCTGCTGGAGTCCCTCCGGACAGCTCGTCCGGATCGCGGACGAGGCGGGCGCGCGGGTCCTGGTGGTGGGCGAACGTCCGTTGACGGGACCGCAGTTGCACGTCCGCGCAGTCCTCGACGTGACGGACGACGACGTGCTGGTCTCGGCCTCGGCAGGCGAGGAGGCGGAGGCCCCGGAGACGGGTGAGGTGCACGTGTACCGGGTGAACGAGCTCGGCCGGGAGCGCGTGTCGCGGGAGCCGGGCGTCCATGCGGCGGTGCGCGCCGGGAGGGTGACGGTCCTGGTGTCCGCCACACTGGACAGGCCGGGCACCCGTGTCCAGGTGCTGCGCGACGGAAAACCGGTGGCCACCGTCCCGTCGTACGCCGAAGACCCCGGTATGTCCCCGCGGGTGACGCTCACCGAGGGGGGCGCACGCCGAATTCCGTGCGCCCTGCTTATGCCACGGGACTACCACGGTGACACTCCCCTGCCGGTCCTCCTGGACCCCTACGGCGGCCCGCACGGCCAGCGGGTGACCGCCGCGCACAACGCGCACCTGACCTCGCAGTGGTTCGCCGACCAGGGCTTCGCGGTGATCGTGGCCGACGGCCGGGGCACGCCGGGGCGCTCCCCGGCGTGGGAGAAGGCCATCCGGGACGACGTGGCCGCCGTCGCGCTGCAGGACCAGGTCGACGCGCTGCACGCCCTGGCGGAGCGGTTCCCGCTGGACCTGGGCCGGGTGGCGGTGCGGGGCTGGTCCTTCGGCGGCTACCTGGCCGCGCTGGCGGTGCTGCGCCGCCCCGACGTCTTCCACGCGGCCGTGGTCGGCGCGCCCGTCACGGACCTGCGGCTGTGCGACACCCACTACGAGGAGCGCTACCTGGGCCACCCGGACGAGCAGCCGGAGGTCTACCGCCGCAACTCGGTGATCGACGACGCGGGTCTGGTCGACCCGGCCGAGCCGCACCGGCCGATGATGATCATCCACGGGCTGGCGGACGACAACGTGGTCGTCGCCCACTCCCTGCGGCTGTCCTCCGCCCTGCTGGCCGCCGGTCGGCCGCACGAGGTCCTGCCGCTGTCCGGGGTGACGCACATGACCCCGCAGGAGGCCGTCGCGGAGAACCTGCTGCGGCTGCAGCTGGACTTCCTCCGCCGCTCGCTGGCATGA
- a CDS encoding ABC transporter ATP-binding protein: MAPTTEPILEVGGLVKHYPLTRGVLFRRRTGAVRAVDGVDLTLGRGETLGVVGESGCGKSTVAKLLCSLERPTAGTIRFRGEDITGLSGRALKAVRRNIQMVFQDPYTSLNPRMTVGDIVGEPYDIHPEAAPKGDRRRRVRELLDVVGLNPEHVDRYPHQFSGGQRQRIGIARGLALRPEVIVADEPVSALDVSVQAQVINLLDRLQAEFGLSYVFIAHDLSVVRHISDRVAVMYLGRIVETGRDAEIYEHATHPYTQALLSAVPVPDPEARAHRERIILTGDVPSPADVPSGCRFRTRCWKARERCAREVPVLAVPAEFRHAPGPAAHESACHFAQTLSRGHTPPARDAAPEPAGNGNGPG; encoded by the coding sequence ATGGCCCCGACCACTGAGCCGATCCTGGAGGTCGGCGGCCTCGTCAAGCACTACCCGCTCACCCGGGGGGTCCTGTTCAGGAGGCGGACCGGCGCGGTCAGGGCCGTCGACGGCGTCGACCTCACCCTCGGCAGGGGTGAGACGCTGGGCGTCGTCGGCGAGTCGGGCTGCGGCAAGTCGACGGTCGCGAAGCTGCTGTGCAGCCTGGAACGCCCGACGGCGGGCACGATCCGGTTCAGGGGCGAGGACATCACCGGGCTGAGCGGCCGGGCGCTGAAGGCCGTCCGCCGCAACATCCAGATGGTCTTCCAGGACCCCTACACCTCCCTCAACCCCCGCATGACCGTGGGCGACATCGTCGGGGAGCCGTACGACATCCACCCCGAGGCGGCCCCGAAGGGCGACCGGCGCCGCCGGGTCCGGGAACTGCTGGACGTGGTCGGTCTCAACCCCGAGCACGTCGACCGCTACCCGCACCAGTTCTCCGGCGGCCAGCGCCAGCGCATCGGCATCGCCCGGGGGCTGGCCCTGCGGCCCGAGGTGATCGTGGCGGACGAGCCGGTGTCGGCCCTGGACGTGTCCGTACAGGCCCAGGTGATCAACCTCCTGGACCGGCTCCAGGCGGAGTTCGGCCTCTCCTACGTCTTCATCGCGCACGACCTGTCGGTCGTCCGGCACATCTCTGACCGGGTCGCGGTCATGTACCTCGGCCGGATCGTGGAGACGGGCCGGGACGCCGAGATCTACGAGCACGCCACGCACCCCTACACGCAGGCGCTGCTGTCGGCGGTCCCGGTGCCCGACCCGGAGGCCCGCGCCCACCGCGAGCGGATCATCCTCACCGGCGACGTCCCCTCGCCGGCCGACGTCCCCTCCGGATGCCGCTTCCGCACCCGCTGCTGGAAGGCCCGTGAGCGCTGCGCCCGGGAGGTGCCGGTGCTGGCGGTCCCCGCCGAGTTCCGGCACGCCCCGGGGCCGGCGGCCCACGAGTCGGCGTGCCACTTCGCGCAGACGCTGTCGCGGGGGCACACCCCGCCGGCGCGGGACGCCGCGCCGGAGCCCGCGGGGAACGGCAACGGGCCGGGATGA
- a CDS encoding ABC transporter substrate-binding protein — MSFSRRNFLIATGVAAASTTVLSACSSGDKDSTDRDIPSMSKAKTMNIPVGTKADSTGPAPEVPGAVKGGTIYSLDQFDMDHLDPAQIYVATEGAITRPILRGLTGYKIDSKGGCTLVGDVATDAGKMTNGGKTWSFTIKDGIKWEDGSDLSTEDVRHTFERLFASFVTEGPRYVQQWLVGGDTYKGPYSGKHIDSVEVSGKTITFHLTEPRTDFNYTLAMPGYGLVNKKHDTKEKYDKRPYSLGPYKIGDRQIGKSLTYVRNEHWDPKTDAIRNAYPDKFIFQFGFEPVASTDRYIADRGNDQYAMSIFNEVAAERIAQVLTNAKLKQRVLTQVDTVTYYWPINTTRIKDVKVRQAINYAWPHQQLQTIRGGKATSELATTILSPVTPGYQKFDLYGTDKKPGGDPVKAKALLKEAGKVGQKLVIAYQQSDNAVKQAVAIKNALEAAGFQVVNKQVDKSTFYTQIGKIDNDYDLFAAGWSPDWPNGYSVFYPCWSGKNIGDGRSNYAQLNDPSVNKAIDAAAKIADVDEANKAWGAIDRQIMELAPVVPDYHSIRNWMHGSKVGNVVYDAGNTCVALTKLYAKK; from the coding sequence ATGTCCTTTTCCCGTAGAAACTTCCTGATCGCCACCGGCGTGGCCGCAGCCTCCACGACCGTGCTGAGCGCCTGCAGCAGTGGCGACAAGGACTCCACCGACAGGGACATCCCGTCGATGAGCAAGGCCAAGACCATGAACATCCCGGTCGGCACCAAGGCCGACTCGACGGGCCCGGCCCCCGAGGTCCCGGGTGCGGTCAAGGGCGGGACGATCTACTCGCTCGACCAGTTCGACATGGACCACCTGGACCCGGCCCAGATCTACGTCGCCACCGAGGGTGCCATCACCCGCCCGATCCTGCGTGGTCTGACCGGCTACAAGATCGACAGCAAGGGCGGCTGCACCCTCGTCGGCGACGTCGCCACCGACGCCGGCAAGATGACGAACGGCGGCAAGACCTGGTCGTTCACGATCAAGGACGGCATCAAGTGGGAGGACGGCTCGGACCTCTCCACGGAGGACGTTCGGCATACCTTCGAGCGCCTCTTCGCGTCCTTCGTCACCGAGGGTCCGCGCTACGTCCAGCAGTGGCTGGTCGGCGGCGACACATACAAGGGCCCGTACAGCGGTAAGCACATCGACTCGGTCGAAGTGTCCGGGAAGACCATCACTTTCCACCTCACCGAGCCGCGCACCGACTTCAACTACACGCTCGCCATGCCGGGCTACGGTCTCGTGAACAAGAAGCACGACACCAAGGAGAAGTACGACAAGCGTCCCTACTCGCTCGGCCCCTACAAGATCGGTGACCGCCAGATCGGCAAGTCGCTGACCTACGTACGCAACGAGCACTGGGACCCGAAGACGGACGCGATCCGCAACGCCTACCCGGACAAGTTCATCTTCCAGTTCGGCTTCGAGCCGGTCGCCTCCACGGACCGCTACATCGCGGACAGGGGCAACGACCAGTACGCAATGTCGATCTTCAACGAGGTCGCGGCCGAGCGCATCGCCCAGGTCCTCACCAACGCCAAACTGAAGCAGCGCGTCCTCACCCAGGTTGACACGGTCACCTACTACTGGCCGATCAACACGACCCGCATCAAGGACGTCAAGGTTCGCCAGGCCATCAACTACGCGTGGCCGCACCAGCAGCTGCAGACCATCCGTGGCGGCAAGGCGACCAGCGAGCTGGCCACCACCATCCTCAGCCCGGTCACCCCCGGATACCAGAAGTTCGACCTGTACGGCACCGACAAAAAGCCCGGTGGCGATCCGGTCAAGGCCAAGGCCCTGCTGAAGGAGGCCGGCAAGGTCGGCCAGAAGCTGGTCATCGCCTACCAGCAGTCCGACAACGCGGTGAAGCAGGCCGTTGCGATCAAGAACGCTCTGGAGGCCGCCGGTTTCCAGGTCGTCAACAAGCAGGTCGACAAGTCGACCTTCTACACGCAGATCGGAAAAATCGACAACGACTACGACTTGTTCGCGGCCGGCTGGAGCCCGGACTGGCCGAACGGTTACTCGGTCTTCTACCCCTGCTGGAGCGGCAAGAACATCGGCGACGGCCGCAGCAACTACGCGCAGCTGAACGACCCGAGCGTGAACAAGGCGATCGACGCCGCCGCCAAGATCGCCGACGTGGACGAGGCCAACAAGGCCTGGGGCGCCATCGACCGCCAGATCATGGAGCTGGCTCCGGTGGTCCCGGATTACCACTCCATCCGCAACTGGATGCACGGGTCGAAGGTCGGCAATGTCGTCTACGACGCCGGCAACACCTGCGTCGCGCTCACCAAGCTGTACGCCAAGAAGTAA
- a CDS encoding ABC transporter ATP-binding protein, with translation MLLEVRDLHVEFPTRDGVAHAVNGVTCAVDAGETLAVLGESGSGKSVTAQAVMGILDMPPGRITGGRILFRGQDLLTLKEGERRRIRGTGMAMIFQDALSALNPVLSVGDQLGEMFVVHRGMSRKDARARAVELMDRVRIPAAAQRVRDYPHQFSGGMRQRIMIAMAMALEPALIIADEPTTALDVTVQAQVMDLLAELRREYRMGLVLITHDLGVVADVADRIAVMYAGRIVESAPVHDLYKSPAHPYTRGLLDSVPRLDRKDRELYAVGGLPPSLTDIPAGCPFHPRCPLVRDVCRTDVPPLYEVAGARGSACHFWRECLHGPDH, from the coding sequence GTGCTGCTCGAAGTCCGCGACCTGCACGTGGAGTTCCCGACCCGGGACGGGGTCGCCCACGCCGTCAACGGGGTGACCTGCGCGGTGGACGCGGGGGAGACCCTGGCGGTGCTCGGCGAGTCCGGCTCCGGCAAGTCGGTCACCGCGCAGGCCGTGATGGGGATCCTCGACATGCCGCCCGGGCGGATCACCGGCGGGCGGATCCTCTTCCGGGGCCAGGACCTGCTCACGCTGAAGGAGGGGGAGCGGCGCAGGATCCGGGGCACCGGCATGGCCATGATCTTCCAGGACGCCCTGTCCGCCCTCAACCCCGTGCTGTCCGTGGGCGACCAGCTCGGCGAGATGTTCGTGGTGCACCGGGGGATGTCCAGGAAGGACGCGCGGGCCAGGGCCGTGGAGCTGATGGACCGGGTGCGCATCCCGGCCGCCGCCCAGCGGGTGCGGGACTATCCGCACCAGTTCTCCGGCGGCATGCGCCAGCGCATCATGATCGCCATGGCGATGGCGCTGGAGCCGGCGCTCATCATCGCCGACGAGCCCACCACCGCCCTGGACGTCACGGTCCAGGCCCAGGTCATGGACCTGCTCGCGGAACTGCGGCGCGAGTACCGCATGGGACTGGTCCTGATCACCCACGACCTCGGGGTCGTCGCGGACGTCGCGGACCGGATCGCCGTGATGTACGCGGGCCGGATCGTGGAGTCGGCGCCCGTCCACGACCTCTACAAGAGCCCCGCGCACCCCTACACCCGCGGCCTGCTGGACTCCGTCCCGCGCCTGGACCGCAAGGACCGGGAGCTGTACGCCGTCGGGGGACTGCCGCCGAGCCTGACGGACATCCCCGCCGGCTGCCCCTTCCACCCCCGCTGCCCGCTGGTCCGGGACGTGTGCCGCACGGACGTGCCCCCGCTGTACGAGGTCGCCGGAGCCCGCGGCAGCGCCTGCCACTTCTGGAGGGAGTGCCTGCATGGCCCCGACCACTGA
- a CDS encoding ABC transporter permease, whose amino-acid sequence MTIESVAKSTTSGDLKGSEGRSPGRLAWKRFKRDRTGVISAYVVIFFFVIAVAAPLIAKLYGKNPYTTYASQDPSLLDAFSYPAGPNGGMSSQFWFGIEPQLGRDVFTFLLYGIRTSLSLALAATILTVVIGVVVGVTAGYLGGKTDYLVGRIIDILLSFPSTLFFIAFMPVVYGIFVAPDDDIPTWLRATALIVVLTTFGWASIARLLRGQVLGLREREFVEAARVTGASPRRIVFKELLPNLWTPIIIQSTLLLPALVTTEAGLSFLGVGIIDPTPDWGVMIARGAQFYSQDITFMLFPGISMVIFVVAFNLLGDSVRDALDPKSKR is encoded by the coding sequence GTGACCATCGAGTCCGTCGCGAAGTCGACCACTTCCGGCGACCTGAAGGGCAGCGAGGGGCGTTCCCCGGGACGACTCGCCTGGAAGCGCTTCAAGCGCGACCGAACGGGCGTCATATCGGCCTACGTCGTGATCTTCTTCTTCGTCATCGCGGTCGCAGCACCGCTGATAGCCAAGCTGTACGGCAAGAACCCGTACACCACGTATGCCAGCCAGGACCCGAGCCTGCTCGACGCCTTCTCGTACCCCGCAGGCCCTAACGGCGGCATGAGCTCGCAGTTCTGGTTCGGCATCGAACCGCAGCTCGGCCGGGACGTCTTCACGTTCCTGCTGTACGGCATCCGGACCTCGCTGAGCCTCGCCCTGGCCGCCACGATCCTCACCGTGGTCATCGGCGTCGTGGTCGGCGTCACGGCCGGCTACCTGGGCGGCAAGACGGACTACCTCGTCGGCCGGATCATCGACATCCTGCTGTCGTTCCCGTCGACGCTCTTCTTCATCGCCTTCATGCCGGTCGTCTACGGCATCTTCGTCGCCCCGGACGACGACATCCCGACCTGGCTGCGCGCCACCGCTCTGATCGTGGTGCTGACCACGTTCGGCTGGGCTTCCATCGCACGTCTGCTGCGCGGTCAGGTACTGGGCCTGCGTGAGCGCGAGTTCGTCGAGGCGGCCAGAGTCACGGGTGCGTCCCCGAGGCGCATCGTGTTCAAGGAGCTGCTGCCGAATCTGTGGACGCCGATCATCATCCAGTCCACGCTGCTGCTCCCAGCCCTCGTGACGACCGAGGCCGGTCTCTCCTTCCTGGGTGTCGGCATCATCGACCCGACCCCGGACTGGGGCGTCATGATCGCCCGGGGTGCCCAGTTCTACTCACAGGACATCACCTTCATGCTCTTCCCGGGCATCTCAATGGTGATCTTCGTCGTCGCCTTCAACCTGCTCGGTGACTCCGTGCGCGACGCGCTCGACCCGAAGTCCAAGCGGTAG
- a CDS encoding ABC transporter substrate-binding protein encodes MRGTTHARWAAGAVAVALVATGCAGNGADTAGGSGGAVLSSSWGDPQNPLEPANTNEVQGGKVLDMIFRGLKRYDPRSGRATDMLARSIDTDDSRTFTVRLKDGWTFSDGEEVTARSFVDAWNYGASLRNNQKNAYFFGYIEGYDKVHPASGAQSAGALSGLKVVDDRTFTVRLNQTFSGFPDTLGYPAFAPLPRTFFTDHAAWLRKPVGNGPYAVASYTRGSQMSLRKWDGYPGDDRARNDGVTLKVYTDSNTAYTDLMAGNLDLADDVPAAQLKNVRSDLGDRYINTPAGILQTLAFPYYDKAWNKPGAEKVRTGLSMAINRRQITGTIFRGTRTPATDWTSPVLGGDGGYRAGLCGRACDYDPAGARRLIEEGGGIPGGQVKITYNADTGSHKQWVDAVCNSINNALGDDGACVGNPVGTFADFRNRIGQHRMTGPFRAGWQMDYPLIQNFLQPLYYTGASSNDGRWSDDRFDRLVDRANSETDAGRAVAGFQKAEEVVRDSMAAIPLWYQNGNAGYSERLSDVALNPFSVPVYNEIRVG; translated from the coding sequence ATGCGGGGAACCACGCATGCCCGGTGGGCGGCCGGCGCGGTGGCGGTGGCGCTCGTCGCCACCGGATGCGCGGGCAACGGCGCGGACACCGCCGGCGGGAGCGGTGGCGCCGTGCTCAGCTCCTCCTGGGGCGACCCGCAGAACCCGCTGGAGCCGGCGAACACCAACGAGGTGCAGGGCGGCAAGGTCCTCGACATGATCTTCCGGGGACTGAAGAGGTACGACCCGAGGAGCGGCAGGGCGACCGACATGCTCGCCCGGTCCATCGACACCGACGACTCGCGGACGTTCACGGTCAGGCTCAAGGACGGCTGGACCTTCTCCGACGGCGAGGAGGTGACCGCCCGCTCCTTCGTGGACGCCTGGAACTACGGGGCGAGCCTGAGGAACAACCAGAAGAACGCCTACTTCTTCGGTTACATCGAGGGCTACGACAAGGTCCACCCCGCCAGTGGCGCGCAGAGCGCCGGGGCGCTGTCCGGTCTGAAGGTCGTCGACGACCGCACCTTCACCGTCAGGCTCAACCAGACGTTCTCCGGCTTCCCCGACACCCTCGGCTACCCGGCCTTCGCCCCGCTGCCCCGCACGTTCTTCACCGACCACGCGGCCTGGCTGCGCAAACCGGTCGGCAACGGCCCCTACGCGGTCGCGTCCTACACCAGGGGCTCGCAGATGTCCCTGCGGAAGTGGGACGGCTACCCCGGCGACGACAGGGCCCGCAACGACGGCGTGACCCTGAAGGTCTACACCGACAGCAACACCGCCTACACCGACCTCATGGCCGGCAACCTCGACCTCGCCGACGACGTCCCCGCCGCCCAGCTGAAGAACGTCCGCAGCGACCTGGGCGACCGCTACATCAACACCCCGGCCGGCATCCTCCAGACCCTCGCCTTCCCGTACTACGACAAGGCCTGGAACAAGCCGGGCGCCGAGAAGGTCCGCACCGGCCTGTCCATGGCGATCAACCGCCGGCAGATCACCGGCACGATCTTCCGCGGGACCCGCACCCCGGCCACCGACTGGACCTCGCCCGTGCTGGGCGGGGACGGTGGCTACCGGGCCGGCCTGTGCGGCAGGGCCTGCGACTACGACCCCGCCGGGGCCAGGAGGCTGATCGAGGAGGGCGGCGGGATCCCCGGTGGCCAGGTGAAGATCACCTACAACGCGGACACGGGCTCGCACAAGCAGTGGGTGGACGCCGTGTGCAACTCCATCAACAACGCCCTCGGCGACGACGGGGCGTGCGTCGGCAACCCGGTCGGCACCTTCGCCGACTTCCGCAACCGGATCGGGCAGCACCGGATGACCGGGCCCTTCCGGGCGGGCTGGCAGATGGACTACCCGCTCATCCAGAACTTCCTCCAGCCGCTCTACTACACCGGCGCCTCCTCCAACGACGGCAGGTGGTCCGACGACCGGTTCGACCGGCTCGTCGACCGGGCCAACTCCGAGACGGACGCCGGCCGGGCGGTCGCCGGCTTCCAGAAGGCCGAGGAGGTCGTCCGGGACAGCATGGCCGCCATCCCGCTCTGGTACCAGAACGGCAACGCCGGATACTCCGAGCGGCTGTCCGACGTGGCGCTCAACCCGTTCAGCGTCCCCGTCTACAACGAGATCAGGGTCGGCTGA